The following is a genomic window from Myxococcales bacterium.
AATGTCATCATATTTTTTTTTCAAAGTAGTGCCATCTTCTAAAGGTAGTTTCTCGATAACAAATTCACTAATAACACTGTCAGGACTCTCTATTTGTTGAGTGCTATTTTTCTTTGTCTTTACCGTCATGGGTGGCAGTGGCAAAAAGGCTTTGATAGTAGCTCCTCCAAGCTCGTTAAAGACGATTTCAAAATAGCTTCCTTTAAAACAAGAACACTCAAGCTTAATATCCTCTTCACGTTTGCAGTCCACATCTGCATCAAGAATATCGGTGGCACATAACGTACCGCATAAGGAATTGAAAGCAATAAAAATTACAACTAGATTTTTTACCATTTTTTCCCTCAAGGATTAACAGCGCCTAACGTCATTTTCACTGCGGCCTTGCTTGTTTTTTGCCGATACTTTCTTTAGCGCTGCTTTAATTAGGGACTCTCACAGCTGTGTAAAAGAAAATTTCAGAACAGAGCCATCGGGCAAAAACTATGTTAGGTAGTCTGCTAAACAATCTATTCTGAGCCTTAAAAAAAACTAGTGGGTCAAGAATTTGTAAAATAAAATTGGGCTCTAAAAGCGATCCTTTTCCTTTTGCACTGGTGATTTATTTTTTTGCTTTGAACTTATTTCTTAGCGTCTTCATATTTCTGTTATGCATTTTTTTCAGTAGTGCGACGTGCTACTCTTTCAACATTGCTAGATATTATTTCCGTGACAGAACCTCCAAAAATTCCTGTATTAAAAGAATATTGAAGGTGAAATTGCTTTAGGCTTTGTTGAATAAAAATTTTTTGATTTCATCATTGCTGAGCGTATGGTTTTGTTGTTTGGCGTAATCAAGCAATGCCAAAACAAGTTCCTCATTTGCTTCCATCTTATTGCTGATAAGCCAATATTTAACATTAGATGCGCCACTCATAGGACCGATTTCAATTAGTTGGCTTTTACCAAACCAGTGAGCAGGTACGCCCGAGTAAATGGTATCAGCTAAACTATTTTTGTTTAATTTTAAAGCCTTGATGACGGCAGCCGCATGAACTCCTGTTGCTGTGCGAAAAGCATCGAGCCCGCAAACTGGATAGTTGTAGGGAATTGTGATTTTGCATGCTGCTGCTGCAGTTTCAACATAATCTACCAAAGAGCGAACATCATGAGGATATGCGTTGAGAAGTTTTAAATTTACGATCAACTGATCCATGGCTGTATTGCCAACGCGCTCTCCAATGCCGAGTGCAGTGCCATGGATTCGGTGACAACCAGCTTCTGCTGCTGCAAGAGCATTTGATAAACCAAGGCCTCGATCATTATGACCATGCCAGTCAATTTTTACCGCTTTTTTGCTTTGTGAAATAAGATCTTTGGTGAAGCTTACCAAAGCATTGATACCAAAGGGAGTAGCATGTCCGACGGTATCACACAAAACCAGACGCTCCACGCCCAAGTCGATAGCGTGTTGAAACAGAGGTTTGAGTGTTAAGGGGTGAGAGCGGGTTGTATCCTCTGTAACAAATGCAGTTTTGAGATTTTCTCCTATGGCAAAACTTA
Proteins encoded in this region:
- a CDS encoding 2-isopropylmalate synthase translates to MSEYDLVFDWNTYQKENFFPAVELCDETLRDGIQSPSIHDPSIEKKIELLKLMDRLGITIADIGLPGAGPRAYNDVLALAKFAAQNRLSIKLNCAARTLKKDIEPIVRIQQEAGIEIAAYCFLGTSPVRQLVENWNLDTLKKTSEEALSFAIGENLKTAFVTEDTTRSHPLTLKPLFQHAIDLGVERLVLCDTVGHATPFGINALVSFTKDLISQSKKAVKIDWHGHNDRGLGLSNALAAAEAGCHRIHGTALGIGERVGNTAMDQLIVNLKLLNAYPHDVRSLVDYVETAAAACKITIPYNYPVCGLDAFRTATGVHAAAVIKALKLNKNSLADTIYSGVPAHWFGKSQLIEIGPMSGASNVKYWLISNKMEANEELVLALLDYAKQQNHTLSNDEIKKFLFNKA